The following proteins come from a genomic window of Flavobacterium crocinum:
- a CDS encoding TonB-dependent receptor, with amino-acid sequence MKLRCKTTMFDSEKNSSFFHLSKKTIMIMRISLFHIFLLTCGTHMIFATEMSGQNLESISVDIELHNQDIKTLFKTIENRTGLLFAYQPQIIKDFPKVTTPRGRRSVSDILDIVFQGSNLVYKQVDKNVVIYKKEVAKIAVNTEKKENAEDVTIMLNGKVLDENGQPLPGVSVAVVGGNKQGISDFDGQFFIELPKGKHILKISYLGYKTQEITVENQTTVTIKMQPDLAKLDEVVIIGYGTTTKRTSTGSVVKITSEDIQKQPITNILQSLQGRTPGVFVSQTSGYAGSDINISIRGRNSLAAETLPLYIVDGVPYIGDDIKEQAQQTGVGTNNQQPYAIRGAQKSTSPLNILNPNDIESIEILKDADATAIYGSRGANGVVLITTKKGSAGKTEFTIGTNSGISQVANRVRTLDTPAYLNMLQTALTNANANASNSSTGIALTNWDPNQYTNWQDLLIGGSANFNNYSASLKGGNDTTNFLLSAGYHNETTVLPGDFGYNKFSTNFNINHYTLNKKLKIGASVIFATDKNKLPFFDIASYAISTAPNRPIYNADGSFYWASTYFSDINPLAALGKRVEDKGTNLITSFSVNYEIAKGLSFKTDLGYGTAEMTSEQYQPASASNYAYYDALKISLNSLRSYVVSTNNTNNFTIDPQLNYSTSLWKGNLTALVGGSYQKRRSEMPSYVTSSVYSADNLIGITGTATTVKVYNGSSEYKYISLFSRLNYNVMNKYILNINFRRDGSSRFGANNKYGNFGSIGAAWVFTEEDFLKDNSWLSFGKLRSSYGEVGSDGIGDYGYADTYSTGTYGNGNASMSATRIANPNYRWEVSKKFEAAMDLNFLNDRISFTAAYYRNISDNQLVNYTLSPQAGFTTYTANLGAAVENKGWEFTLSTTNVKTQNLNWSTSFNISTNSNKLLSFDGIKNTSYYSQYVVGRPLNSQYLYKYTGVVNGVPQFEDANGDGKISTGLSDTGVGDRQYYGPTYPKYYGGISNSISYKAFSLDFLFQFVKQSGRTLMSTTGIQPGYPYGLANFQVDEYNDYLAQGNVLSSNYLSSYGNYIASNATFTDTSYIKLKNVSASYAIPLDESTRKFLKNARVTLQGQNLITFTKYKGFDPEAPGLVLPPLRTITLGTQLTF; translated from the coding sequence ATGAAATTACGCTGTAAAACAACCATGTTTGACAGTGAAAAGAATTCGTCTTTTTTTCACTTGTCAAAAAAAACCATTATGATTATGCGAATCAGTTTATTCCACATTTTCTTACTGACCTGCGGTACTCATATGATATTCGCCACCGAAATGAGCGGTCAGAATTTAGAGTCTATATCTGTTGACATTGAATTACATAATCAGGATATTAAAACGCTTTTTAAAACTATCGAAAACAGAACAGGATTGCTGTTTGCCTATCAGCCACAGATCATAAAAGATTTCCCAAAAGTTACTACTCCGCGAGGGCGCAGAAGTGTAAGTGATATTCTGGATATTGTATTTCAGGGCAGTAATCTGGTATACAAACAGGTGGATAAAAATGTCGTGATTTATAAAAAAGAAGTTGCTAAAATTGCTGTAAATACCGAAAAAAAAGAAAATGCCGAAGACGTTACTATCATGCTTAACGGAAAAGTGCTGGACGAAAACGGACAGCCTCTTCCTGGTGTTTCTGTCGCCGTTGTAGGAGGCAATAAACAAGGAATATCTGATTTTGACGGACAGTTTTTTATCGAATTACCAAAAGGAAAACATATCTTAAAAATATCTTATTTAGGATACAAAACACAGGAAATTACCGTAGAAAACCAAACCACGGTTACCATTAAAATGCAACCCGATTTGGCAAAGTTAGATGAGGTTGTAATTATTGGATACGGTACAACAACAAAAAGAACTTCTACAGGATCTGTAGTTAAAATCACATCTGAAGACATTCAAAAACAACCTATAACTAATATTTTACAAAGTTTACAAGGAAGAACACCTGGTGTATTTGTATCTCAAACATCTGGTTATGCAGGGAGTGATATTAATATCAGTATTCGCGGAAGAAACTCTCTTGCTGCAGAGACTCTTCCTCTTTACATTGTAGATGGAGTTCCATATATTGGTGATGATATAAAAGAACAGGCACAACAAACGGGTGTAGGTACAAATAATCAACAGCCATATGCAATTAGAGGAGCACAAAAATCAACAAGCCCTTTAAACATTCTTAATCCTAATGACATTGAAAGTATTGAAATTCTTAAAGATGCAGATGCAACTGCAATTTATGGATCCAGAGGTGCAAATGGTGTAGTACTTATTACTACTAAAAAAGGTTCAGCAGGTAAAACAGAATTTACTATAGGTACTAACTCAGGAATTTCTCAAGTTGCCAATAGAGTTAGAACCTTAGATACCCCTGCTTATCTTAACATGTTACAAACTGCCTTAACGAATGCAAATGCAAATGCAAGTAACTCTAGTACCGGAATAGCTTTAACAAACTGGGATCCTAATCAATATACTAATTGGCAGGATTTATTAATTGGCGGATCGGCTAATTTCAATAATTATTCTGCAAGTTTAAAAGGTGGAAATGACACTACAAACTTTTTATTAAGTGCTGGTTATCATAATGAAACAACTGTTCTACCTGGAGATTTTGGCTACAATAAATTTTCCACCAATTTTAACATCAATCATTATACGTTAAACAAAAAACTGAAGATAGGAGCTTCTGTAATTTTTGCAACGGATAAAAATAAACTGCCATTTTTTGACATCGCAAGCTACGCAATAAGTACAGCTCCAAATCGTCCTATTTATAACGCAGATGGCTCTTTTTACTGGGCTTCTACTTATTTTAGTGATATCAACCCTCTGGCAGCATTAGGAAAAAGAGTTGAAGATAAAGGGACTAACTTAATTACAAGTTTTAGTGTAAACTATGAAATTGCAAAGGGATTATCTTTTAAAACTGATTTAGGATATGGAACTGCAGAAATGACTTCCGAGCAATATCAACCTGCTTCAGCCAGTAATTACGCTTATTATGATGCTCTCAAAATCAGTCTAAACTCATTAAGATCTTATGTTGTTTCGACTAACAATACTAATAATTTCACTATTGATCCTCAGTTGAATTATTCTACTTCATTGTGGAAAGGAAATCTTACTGCTTTAGTAGGTGGATCCTATCAAAAAAGAAGATCAGAAATGCCATCTTATGTAACTTCTTCTGTATATAGCGCTGACAACCTTATTGGTATTACTGGAACAGCTACAACTGTAAAAGTATATAACGGTTCCTCTGAATATAAATATATATCACTTTTTAGCAGGCTGAATTATAATGTTATGAATAAATATATTTTAAACATTAATTTTAGAAGAGATGGTTCTTCCCGCTTTGGAGCAAATAATAAATATGGAAATTTTGGTTCTATTGGTGCTGCATGGGTATTTACGGAAGAAGATTTCTTAAAAGACAACTCGTGGCTAAGTTTTGGTAAGCTTCGTTCAAGTTATGGAGAAGTGGGAAGTGATGGTATTGGAGATTACGGATATGCTGACACCTATTCTACAGGAACTTACGGAAACGGAAATGCTTCTATGTCAGCAACCCGAATTGCAAATCCGAATTATAGATGGGAAGTTTCTAAAAAATTTGAAGCTGCTATGGATCTAAATTTCTTAAATGACCGTATTTCTTTTACTGCCGCCTATTACAGAAACATTTCAGACAACCAATTGGTTAATTATACCCTTAGCCCACAAGCAGGATTTACAACTTATACCGCTAATTTAGGAGCAGCTGTTGAAAACAAAGGCTGGGAGTTTACACTTTCAACGACAAACGTTAAAACTCAAAACCTTAATTGGTCAACCTCTTTTAATATTTCAACTAATTCTAATAAATTATTATCATTTGATGGTATAAAAAATACTAGTTACTACTCACAATATGTTGTAGGAAGACCATTAAACAGTCAATATTTGTATAAATATACCGGCGTAGTAAATGGTGTACCACAATTTGAAGATGCCAATGGAGATGGCAAAATTTCTACTGGACTTTCTGATACTGGTGTTGGTGACAGACAATATTATGGACCAACATATCCGAAATATTATGGAGGGATTTCAAATTCAATTTCTTATAAAGCATTCTCGCTTGACTTTTTATTCCAATTTGTAAAACAATCCGGAAGAACTTTAATGTCAACTACAGGCATACAGCCAGGGTATCCATACGGACTTGCAAACTTTCAGGTAGATGAGTACAATGATTACTTAGCACAAGGTAATGTCTTAAGTTCTAATTACCTTTCGAGTTATGGTAATTATATAGCTTCAAATGCTACGTTTACTGATACTTCTTATATCAAACTTAAAAATGTAAGCGCTTCTTATGCTATTCCTTTAGATGAAAGCACGCGAAAATTTCTTAAAAATGCGCGTGTAACACTACAAGGACAAAATCTGATAACTTTTACGAAATACAAAGGATTTGATCCTGAAGCTCCAGGTTTGGTTTTACCTCCTTTGCGTACAATAACTTTAGGAACACAATTAACATTTTAA